Proteins found in one Zea mays cultivar B73 chromosome 1, Zm-B73-REFERENCE-NAM-5.0, whole genome shotgun sequence genomic segment:
- the LOC100284472 gene encoding uncharacterized protein isoform X1, which yields MRLYAPALCLLRSSTHPHPNQFRAGFTQSMASWKCSHSPSSPYLAKSGLVDSSLNRNVKSSQPQSIKYFVSLMGQQFRCGLSTREGSLSVKLDIPSHEKSRIGWNWKNMHQKIGGVAGGLCFGFSVTGVASAEVPIIRVKDNAETSSSSTSSTHGKEVYTDYSVTGIPGDGRCLFRSVVHGACIRSGRPIPNEDLQRKLADELRATVADEFVKRRKETEWFVEGDFDTYVSHIREPHVWGGEPELFMASHVLQMPITVYMRDEDAGGLIAIAEYGQQYGKEDPIQVLYHGFGHYDALQIPAKVGSKRKL from the exons ATGCGGCTCTACGCACCTGCGCTCTGTCTGCTGCGATCAAGCACACATCCCCACCCTAATCAGTTCCGTGCAGGATTCACGCAGAGCATGGCCTCCTGGAAGTGCTCGCACTCGCCGTCAAGCCCGTACCTTGCGAAGTCGGGTTTAGTCGATTCTTCTCTTAACAGGAATGTAAAGTCTTCTCAGCCACAAAGTATAAAATACTTTGTCAGCTTAATGGGCCAGCAGTTCCGTTGCGGATTGTCAACCAGGGAGGGTAGCCTAAGTGTAAAGCTTGACATTCCTTCACACGAAAAATCAAGGATAGGCTGGAACTGGAAAAACATGCATCAAAAGATAGGAGGTGTAGCTGGTGGACTCTGCTTTGGTTTCTCGGTTACTGGAGTAGCAAGTGCCGAGGTTCCTATCATTAGAGTCAAAGACAATGCCGAGACTTCGTCATCATCTACCAGTTCAACTCATGGAAAGGAAGTGTACACAGATTATTCTGTCACAG GTATTCCTGGAGATGGAAGGTGTTTATTCCGCTCCGTGGTGCATGGTGCATGCATTAGATCAGGGAGACCAATACCTAATGAAGATCTTCAGAGAAAACTAGCTGATGAATTGAGAGCAACG GTCGCAGATGAATTTGTCAAGAGGCGGAAAGAGACCGAATG GTTCGTTGAGGGGGATTTTGATACATATGTATCCCATATTAGGGAGCCACATGTGTGGGGAGGCGAGCCAGAATTGTTCATGGCGTCCCATGTTCTTCA GATGCCAATAACGGTTTACATGCGCGACGAGGATGCTGGCGGTCTGATAGCAATCGCAGAGTATGGCCAGCAGTATGGTAAAGAAGACCCAATCCAAGTCCTGTATCATGGTTTTGGCCATTACGACGCTCTACAGATCCCAGCAAAGGTTGGATCGAAGAGGAAACTGTAG
- the LOC100284472 gene encoding uncharacterized protein isoform X2 yields MASWKCSHSPSSPYLAKSGLVDSSLNRNVKSSQPQSIKYFVSLMGQQFRCGLSTREGSLSVKLDIPSHEKSRIGWNWKNMHQKIGGVAGGLCFGFSVTGVASAEVPIIRVKDNAETSSSSTSSTHGKEVYTDYSVTGIPGDGRCLFRSVVHGACIRSGRPIPNEDLQRKLADELRATVADEFVKRRKETEWFVEGDFDTYVSHIREPHVWGGEPELFMASHVLQMPITVYMRDEDAGGLIAIAEYGQQYGKEDPIQVLYHGFGHYDALQIPAKVGSKRKL; encoded by the exons ATGGCCTCCTGGAAGTGCTCGCACTCGCCGTCAAGCCCGTACCTTGCGAAGTCGGGTTTAGTCGATTCTTCTCTTAACAGGAATGTAAAGTCTTCTCAGCCACAAAGTATAAAATACTTTGTCAGCTTAATGGGCCAGCAGTTCCGTTGCGGATTGTCAACCAGGGAGGGTAGCCTAAGTGTAAAGCTTGACATTCCTTCACACGAAAAATCAAGGATAGGCTGGAACTGGAAAAACATGCATCAAAAGATAGGAGGTGTAGCTGGTGGACTCTGCTTTGGTTTCTCGGTTACTGGAGTAGCAAGTGCCGAGGTTCCTATCATTAGAGTCAAAGACAATGCCGAGACTTCGTCATCATCTACCAGTTCAACTCATGGAAAGGAAGTGTACACAGATTATTCTGTCACAG GTATTCCTGGAGATGGAAGGTGTTTATTCCGCTCCGTGGTGCATGGTGCATGCATTAGATCAGGGAGACCAATACCTAATGAAGATCTTCAGAGAAAACTAGCTGATGAATTGAGAGCAACG GTCGCAGATGAATTTGTCAAGAGGCGGAAAGAGACCGAATG GTTCGTTGAGGGGGATTTTGATACATATGTATCCCATATTAGGGAGCCACATGTGTGGGGAGGCGAGCCAGAATTGTTCATGGCGTCCCATGTTCTTCA GATGCCAATAACGGTTTACATGCGCGACGAGGATGCTGGCGGTCTGATAGCAATCGCAGAGTATGGCCAGCAGTATGGTAAAGAAGACCCAATCCAAGTCCTGTATCATGGTTTTGGCCATTACGACGCTCTACAGATCCCAGCAAAGGTTGGATCGAAGAGGAAACTGTAG
- the LOC100501323 gene encoding Receptor protein kinase-like protein ZAR1 precursor, giving the protein MAAVLAVLVSAVAATSITAAALNTDGLALLALKFAVSDDPGGALSTWRDADADPCAWFGVTCSTAAGRVSAVELANASLAGYLPSELSLLSELQALSLPYNRLSGQIPAAVAALQRLATLDLAHNLLSGPVPPGVARLVSLQRLDLSSNQLNGTIPAALAALPRLAGVLNLSYNHFTGAVPPELGAIPVAVSLDLRGNDLEGEIPQVGSLVNQGPTAFDGNPRLCGFPLKVQCAGAAGADDDPRIPNSNGPTDPGAAAEVGRRGGPRQPRRRRSSPAVPVLAAVIVVALVAGVVLQWQCRRRCAAAAGDEGKESGKEKGGGAVTLAGSEDRRSGGEEGEVFVAVDDGFGMELEELLRASAYVVGKSRGGIVYRVVPGRGPAVAVRRLSEPDDGDSDGSGSGSGWRRRRAFEAEAAAIGRARHPNVARLRAYYYAPDEKLLIYDYLPSGSLHSALHGGPTASPTPLPWSVRLSIVQGAARGLAYLHECSPRRYVHGCIKSSKILLDDELRAHVSGFGLARLVAGAHKAAGGGHSKKLGSAACALRGGGAASYVAPELRAPGGAPAAAATQKGDVFAFGVVLLEAVTGREPTEGEGGVDLEAWVRRAFKEERPLSEVVDPTLLGEVHAKKQVLAVFHVALGCTEPDPEMRPRMRAVAESLDRIG; this is encoded by the exons ATGGCGGCGGTTCTGGCGGTCCTGGTGTCGGCGGTGGCCGCCACGTCCATCACGGCCGCGGCGCTCAACACGGACGGTCTCGCGCTGCTGGCGCTCAAGTTCGCCGTCTCAGACGACCCGGGCGGCGCGCTGTCCACGTGGCGGGACGCGGACGCCGACCCCTGCGCCTGGTTCGGCGTCACATGCTCCACCGCCGCCGGCCGCGTCTCCGCCGTCGAGCTCGCCAACGCCTCGCTGGCCGGGTACCTCCCGTCGGAGCTCTCGCTGCTGTCGGAGCTGCAGGCGCTGTCGCTGCCCTACAACCGGCTCTCGGGGCAGATCCCGGCGGCCGTGGCCGCGCTGCAGCGGCTGGCCACGCTCGACCTCGCGCACAACCTGCTGTCGGGCCCGGTCCCGCCCGGGGTGGCGCGCCTCGTCTCGCTGCAGCGCCTCGACCTCTCCTCCAACCAGCTCAACGGCACGATCCCCGCCGCGCTGGCCGCGCTCCCGCGCCTGGCCGGCGTGCTCAACCTCAGCTACAACCACTTCACGGGCGCCGTCCcgcccgagctcggcgccatcccCGTCGCCGTCAGCCTCGACCTCCGCGGGAACGACCTGGAGGGGGAGATCCCGCAGGTCGGCTCGCTCGTCAACCAGGGCCCCACCGCGTTCGACGGCAACCCGCGCCTGTGCGGCTTCCCGCTCAAGGTCCAGTGCGCGGGGGCCGCCGGGGCGGACGACGACCCGAGGATCCCGAACTCCAACGGCCCCACCGACCCTGGCGCTGCGGCGGAGGTCGGGAGGAGGGGAGGCCCGAGGcagccgcggcggcggcgctcgtcgccGGCGGTCCCGGTCCTCGCGGCCGTCATCGTCGTCGCCCTCGTCGCCGGCGTGGTTCTGCAGTGGCAGTGCCGGCGGCGgtgcgccgccgcggccggggacGAGGGGAAGGAGTCCGGCAAGGAGAAGGGCGGCGGCGCGGTGACGCTCGCCGGCAGCGAGGACCGCCGCAGCGGCGGGGAGGAAGGGGAGGTGTTCGTGGCCGTCGACGACGGCTTCGGGATGGAGCTGGAGGAGCTGCTCCGGGCCTCCGCCTACGTCGTCGGCAAGAGCCGCGGCGGCATCGTGTACCGGGTCGTCCCCGGCCGCGGCCCCGCCGTCGCCGTCCGCCGCCTCAGCGAGCCCGACGACGGCGACAGCGATGGCTCCGGTTCTGGCTCCGgctggcgccgccgccgcgcgttcGAGGCCGAGGCTGCCGCCATCGGCCGCGCGCGCCACCCTAACGTCGCCCGCCTCCGCGCCTACTACTACGCCCCCGACGAGAAGCTGCTCATCTACGACTACCTCCCCAGCGGCTCCCTCCACTCCGCTCTCCACG GTGGCCCGACGGCGTCGCCGACGCCATTGCCGTGGTCCGTGCGTCTGTCCATCGTGCAGGGCGCGGCGCGCGGGCTGGCGTATCTGCACGAGTGCAGCCCGCGGCGGTACGTGCACGGCTGCATCAAGTCGTCCAAGATCCTGCTGGACGACGAGCTCCGCGCGCACGTGTCCGGGTTCGGGCTCGCCCGCCTGGTCGCCGGCGCGCACAAGGCCGCCGGCGGCGGGCACTCCAAGAAGCTCGGCAGCGCGGCATGCGCGCTCCGAGGCGGTGGCGCGGCGTCGTACGTGGCCCCGGAGCTGCGCGCGCCCGGCGGCGCCCCCGCCGCGGCCGCCACGCAGAAGGGGGACGTGTTCGCGTTCGGCGTCGTGCTGCTGGAGGCCGTGACCGGGCGCGAGCCCACGGAGGGGGAGGGCGGCGTGGACCTGGAGGCCTGGGTGCGCCGCGCGTTCAAGGAGGAGCGGCCGCTGTCGGAGGTGGTCGACCCCACGCTGCTCGGCGAGGTGCACGCCAAGAAGCAGGTCCTGGCCGTCTTCCACGTCGCGCTCGGGTGCACGGAGCCCGACCCCGAGATGCGCCCGCGCATGCGCGCCGTCGCCGAGAGCCTCGACCGGATCGGCTGA